The Punica granatum isolate Tunisia-2019 chromosome 4, ASM765513v2, whole genome shotgun sequence genome has a window encoding:
- the LOC116205665 gene encoding glyoxysomal processing protease, glyoxysomal isoform X2 has product MGLPEIIQIARDFAVLVRVHGPDPKGLKMRKHAFHKYDSGLTTLSASGLLLPDALYDPKVAKRVFGDSQSNTALVVTVASVIESFLSPNHRGSVVQGHPQLIPGAQINILMDDNARVGNDSEESNVGDSCWMPATLLTLVDVPDSSLALQSLLDTSVGSSGHNWEIGWSLTSEEISPRSVSDLMRAEHQRHMTIEEWTNTSSASMGKSLTRIALLGVSLPLKSIAISSSIRSGDFVLAVGSPFGILSPKHFLNSTSVGSISNCYPPTSANKSLLMADIRCLPGMEGCPVFDENGNLIGILVTPLRQKTNGAQIQPLIPWEAITAAFSHILWKEPAGKVLKQRIETGKELNYIHKNPLYGSSSTIKKAMASVCLIMVGDSMWASGIVLNKQGLIITNAHLLEPWRFGRNAVSGEENGMEPPRLGPHLCDENCKFGLCSVSSSVRNYKKIRVRLDHREPWFWCNAKLVYICKGSLDIALLQLVDVPDDLSPIVVDVANPLQGSRACVIGHGLFGPRCEVAPSVSWGVVSKVVKTKLPKSYWSLRHGDEHGEFPVMLETTATVYAGASGGLVANSEGQMIGLITSNTRHGKGTVIPNLNFAIPCAALAPVFEFSQDMKDFLLLRDLDQPNKQLSAVWELMPQLSPEPGPTLPGGLPQTLLEDGKKEGRGSRFAKFISENDLLKRSTETGERGKLPRGPLSSKL; this is encoded by the exons ATGGGTTTGCCGGAAATCATTCAAATTGCCCGTGATTTCGCCGTTTTGGTCCGCGTTCACGGCCCG GACCCAAAGGGACTGAAGATGCGAAAGCATGCTTTCCATAAATACGA TTCTGGACTTACCACACTTTCGGCTTCTGGATTGCTACTTCCTGATGCCCTTTATGACCCAAAGGTTGCGAAGCGGGTTTTTGGCGATAGCCAGTCGAATACAGCATTGGTGGTAACTGTTGCTTCTGTGATTGAATCTTTTTTGTCGCCGAATCACCGAGGGAGCGTAGTTCAG GGCCATCCACAGTTGATTCCGGGGGCTCAGATAAACATACTGATGGAC GACAATGCAAGAGTGGGGAATGACTCTGAGGAATCAAATGTAGGAGATTCTTGCTGGATGCCTGCAACGCTGCTAACTTTA GTTGATGTACCAGACTCTTCCCTTGCTCTCCAGTCACTGCTTGATACTTCTGTCGGCTCTTCGGGGCATAATTGGGAGATTGGTTGGTCCTTGACCTCCGAAGAGATCAGCCCACGGTCTGTTTCTGATCTTATGAGAGCAGAA CATCAGAGGCATATGACTATAGAAGAATGGACTAACACAAGTTCTGCTTCTATGGGCAAGTCTCTTACTAGAATTGCTCTTCTAGGAGTTTCGCTTCCTCTGAAG AGCATCGCTATATCATCATCAATCAGAAGTGGCGATTTTGTTTTAGCAGTCGGTTCTCCATTTGGCATCCTTTCACCTAAGCATTTCTTAAATAG CACCTCTGTGGGATCTATTTCCAACTGCTACCCCCCAACTTCAGCAAACAAATCTCTACTCATGGCCGATATTCGCTGTCTTCCTG GTATGGAAGGTTGTCCTGTCTTTGATGAGAATGGCAATCTCATTGGGATTCTTGTCACACCATTAAGGCAAAAGACTAATGGGGCCCAAATTCAG CCATTAATCCCGTGGGAAGCAATCACAGCTGCTTTCAGCCACATCCTTTGGAAGGAACCTGCTGGGAAGGTCTTAAAGCAACGCATTGAAACTGGAAAGGAGTTAAATTACATTCATAAGAATCCTTTGTATGGATCTTCTTCAACTATCAAGAAGGCCATGGCTTCCGTTTGTCTCATAATGGTTGGTGATAGCATGTGGGCTTCTGGGATAGTGCTCAATAAACAAGGCCTCATCATAACGAATGCCCACTTGCTCGAACCATGGAGATTTGGTCGGAATGCTGTAAGTGGTGAAGAAAATGGAATGGAACCTCCGCGCCTTGGGCCCCACCTTTGTGATGAGAATTGTAAGTTTGGGCTGTGCAGTGTCAGTTCGTCTGTCAGAAACTATAAGAAGATTCGGGTTCGTCTGGATCATAGAGAACCTTGGTTTTGGTGCAATGCGAAATTGGTATATATCTGTAAAGGGTCCCTGGACATTGCTCTTCTACAACTTGTGGATGTTCCAGATGATCTTTCTCCAATCGTGGTAGACGTTGCAAACCCACTTCAAGGATCGAGGGCATGCGTGATTGGACATGGGCTGTTTGGGCCCAGATGCG AGGTCGCACCATCTGTTTCATGGGGTGTCGTGTCAAAAGTTGTCAAGACAAAGTTACCTAAATCCTACTGGTCCCTTAGACATGGGGATGAGCATGGAGAATTTCCGGTGATGCTCGAGACCACAGCTACAGTTTATGCGGGTGCTAGTGGGGGTTTGGTTGCTAATTCAGAGGGTCAAATGATTGGACTCATTACGAG CAATACACGACACGGCAAAGGGACAGTAATACCAAACCTGAATTTCGCCATCCCTTGTGCAGCTTTAGCACCTGTCTTCGAGTTTTCACAAG ATATGAAGGACTTTTTGCTTTTGCGAGATCTCGATCAGCCAAATAAACAGCTCTCTGCTGTTTGGGAATTGATGCCTCAATTATCGCCAGAGCCAGGCCCGACTCTGCCCGGCGGTTTGCCTCAGACCCTCCTGGAAGATGGAAAGAAAGAAGGGAGGGGCTCTCGGTTTGCGAAATTCATATCTGAAAACGACCTGCTCAAAAGATCGACAGAAACTGGTGAGCGCGGAAAATTACCTAGAGGGCCTCTGTCTAGTAAGTTGTGA
- the LOC116205855 gene encoding auxin-repressed 12.5 kDa protein-like isoform X2 gives MVLLEKLWDDVVAGPQPDRGLGKLRKPTLVIKDIGESSGKSVAMPASPGTPATPTTPGSARKENVWRSVFHPGSNLATKTIGNHYFDKPQPNSPTVYDWLYSDETRSKHR, from the exons ATGGTTTTGCTGGAGAAGCTTTGGGACGACGTGGTCGCCGGACCTCAGCCGGATCGCGGTCTCGGCAAGCTCAGGAAACCCACCCTTGTCATCAAAG ATATAGGAGAGAGCAGTGGGAAATCCGTTGCTATGCCAGCGAGCCCTGGGACACCAGCAACTCCCACAACACCGGGATCGGCTCGCAAGGAGAACGTGTGGAGGAGCGTGTTCCACCCGGGGAGCAACCTCGCCACGAAGACCATCGGGAACCACTACTTCGATAAGCCCCAGCCCAACTCTCCCACGGTCTATGACTG GCTATACAGCGATGAGACGAGAAGCAAGCATCGCTGA
- the LOC116205665 gene encoding glyoxysomal processing protease, glyoxysomal isoform X1, whose amino-acid sequence MGLPEIIQIARDFAVLVRVHGPDPKGLKMRKHAFHKYDSGLTTLSASGLLLPDALYDPKVAKRVFGDSQSNTALVVTVASVIESFLSPNHRGSVVQGHPQLIPGAQINILMDDNARVGNDSEESNVGDSCWMPATLLTLVDVPDSSLALQSLLDTSVGSSGHNWEIGWSLTSEEISPRSVSDLMRAEHQRHMTIEEWTNTSSASMGKSLTRIALLGVSLPLKNAQSIAISSSIRSGDFVLAVGSPFGILSPKHFLNSTSVGSISNCYPPTSANKSLLMADIRCLPGMEGCPVFDENGNLIGILVTPLRQKTNGAQIQPLIPWEAITAAFSHILWKEPAGKVLKQRIETGKELNYIHKNPLYGSSSTIKKAMASVCLIMVGDSMWASGIVLNKQGLIITNAHLLEPWRFGRNAVSGEENGMEPPRLGPHLCDENCKFGLCSVSSSVRNYKKIRVRLDHREPWFWCNAKLVYICKGSLDIALLQLVDVPDDLSPIVVDVANPLQGSRACVIGHGLFGPRCEVAPSVSWGVVSKVVKTKLPKSYWSLRHGDEHGEFPVMLETTATVYAGASGGLVANSEGQMIGLITSNTRHGKGTVIPNLNFAIPCAALAPVFEFSQDMKDFLLLRDLDQPNKQLSAVWELMPQLSPEPGPTLPGGLPQTLLEDGKKEGRGSRFAKFISENDLLKRSTETGERGKLPRGPLSSKL is encoded by the exons ATGGGTTTGCCGGAAATCATTCAAATTGCCCGTGATTTCGCCGTTTTGGTCCGCGTTCACGGCCCG GACCCAAAGGGACTGAAGATGCGAAAGCATGCTTTCCATAAATACGA TTCTGGACTTACCACACTTTCGGCTTCTGGATTGCTACTTCCTGATGCCCTTTATGACCCAAAGGTTGCGAAGCGGGTTTTTGGCGATAGCCAGTCGAATACAGCATTGGTGGTAACTGTTGCTTCTGTGATTGAATCTTTTTTGTCGCCGAATCACCGAGGGAGCGTAGTTCAG GGCCATCCACAGTTGATTCCGGGGGCTCAGATAAACATACTGATGGAC GACAATGCAAGAGTGGGGAATGACTCTGAGGAATCAAATGTAGGAGATTCTTGCTGGATGCCTGCAACGCTGCTAACTTTA GTTGATGTACCAGACTCTTCCCTTGCTCTCCAGTCACTGCTTGATACTTCTGTCGGCTCTTCGGGGCATAATTGGGAGATTGGTTGGTCCTTGACCTCCGAAGAGATCAGCCCACGGTCTGTTTCTGATCTTATGAGAGCAGAA CATCAGAGGCATATGACTATAGAAGAATGGACTAACACAAGTTCTGCTTCTATGGGCAAGTCTCTTACTAGAATTGCTCTTCTAGGAGTTTCGCTTCCTCTGAAG AATGCTCAGAGCATCGCTATATCATCATCAATCAGAAGTGGCGATTTTGTTTTAGCAGTCGGTTCTCCATTTGGCATCCTTTCACCTAAGCATTTCTTAAATAG CACCTCTGTGGGATCTATTTCCAACTGCTACCCCCCAACTTCAGCAAACAAATCTCTACTCATGGCCGATATTCGCTGTCTTCCTG GTATGGAAGGTTGTCCTGTCTTTGATGAGAATGGCAATCTCATTGGGATTCTTGTCACACCATTAAGGCAAAAGACTAATGGGGCCCAAATTCAG CCATTAATCCCGTGGGAAGCAATCACAGCTGCTTTCAGCCACATCCTTTGGAAGGAACCTGCTGGGAAGGTCTTAAAGCAACGCATTGAAACTGGAAAGGAGTTAAATTACATTCATAAGAATCCTTTGTATGGATCTTCTTCAACTATCAAGAAGGCCATGGCTTCCGTTTGTCTCATAATGGTTGGTGATAGCATGTGGGCTTCTGGGATAGTGCTCAATAAACAAGGCCTCATCATAACGAATGCCCACTTGCTCGAACCATGGAGATTTGGTCGGAATGCTGTAAGTGGTGAAGAAAATGGAATGGAACCTCCGCGCCTTGGGCCCCACCTTTGTGATGAGAATTGTAAGTTTGGGCTGTGCAGTGTCAGTTCGTCTGTCAGAAACTATAAGAAGATTCGGGTTCGTCTGGATCATAGAGAACCTTGGTTTTGGTGCAATGCGAAATTGGTATATATCTGTAAAGGGTCCCTGGACATTGCTCTTCTACAACTTGTGGATGTTCCAGATGATCTTTCTCCAATCGTGGTAGACGTTGCAAACCCACTTCAAGGATCGAGGGCATGCGTGATTGGACATGGGCTGTTTGGGCCCAGATGCG AGGTCGCACCATCTGTTTCATGGGGTGTCGTGTCAAAAGTTGTCAAGACAAAGTTACCTAAATCCTACTGGTCCCTTAGACATGGGGATGAGCATGGAGAATTTCCGGTGATGCTCGAGACCACAGCTACAGTTTATGCGGGTGCTAGTGGGGGTTTGGTTGCTAATTCAGAGGGTCAAATGATTGGACTCATTACGAG CAATACACGACACGGCAAAGGGACAGTAATACCAAACCTGAATTTCGCCATCCCTTGTGCAGCTTTAGCACCTGTCTTCGAGTTTTCACAAG ATATGAAGGACTTTTTGCTTTTGCGAGATCTCGATCAGCCAAATAAACAGCTCTCTGCTGTTTGGGAATTGATGCCTCAATTATCGCCAGAGCCAGGCCCGACTCTGCCCGGCGGTTTGCCTCAGACCCTCCTGGAAGATGGAAAGAAAGAAGGGAGGGGCTCTCGGTTTGCGAAATTCATATCTGAAAACGACCTGCTCAAAAGATCGACAGAAACTGGTGAGCGCGGAAAATTACCTAGAGGGCCTCTGTCTAGTAAGTTGTGA
- the LOC116202331 gene encoding mitochondrial arginine transporter BAC1, whose product MAESSGYKEYVAGLLAGVSTVITGHPFDTVKVKLQKHNTEVGGVKYRNGLHCSARILKTEGIKGLYSGATSSFIGVAFESSLLFGIYSQTKQSLQGGVQTSCPQPQIIIPSAAYGGAIISFVLCPSELVKCRMQVQGTDSLVPKSSRYSSPLDCAVKTVKTEGVTGIFRGGFTTLLRESVGNSVFFTVYEYVRYHLHLKLQAESSQHRHLIDAGVGVVTGGLGGVAFWSAVLPLDVAKTIIQTSPDKSSTRNPFRVLNSIYRRAGLKGCYAGLGPTIVRAFPANAAAIVTWELAMKALGIRHG is encoded by the exons ATGGCGGAGAGCTCGGGCTACAAGGAGTACGTGGCCGGTTTGCTCGCCGGCGTCTCCACCGTCATCACTGGCCACCCTTTCGACACCGTCAAG GTGAAGCTTCAAAAGCACAACACTGAAGTCGGTGGAGTTAAGTACAGGAATGGCTTGCACTGCTCTGCACGAATTCTGAAGACTGAAGGG ATCAAAGGCCTATACAGTGGTGCAACTTCCTCTTTTATTGGTGTGGCATTTGAGAGTTCACTTCTTTTTGGCATCTACTCCCAAACAAAGCAGTCGCTACAG GGAGGAGTACAAACCAGTTGCCCACAGCCACAAATAATCATTCCCTCTGCAGCTTATGGTGGAGCTATCATTAGTTTTGTCTTATGTCCCTCAGAACTAGTGAAG TGTAGAATGCAAGTTCAAGGCACGGATTCTCTTGTTCCCAAGTCCAGTAGATATAGTAGCCCCCTTGATTGTGCTGTAAAAACGGTGAAAACTGAAGGG GTTACAGGCATTTTTCGTGGTGGCTTTACAACGTTGTTAAGAGAATCAGTGGGAAACTCCGTCTTCTTCACCGTCTACGAATATGTTCGCTATCACTTGCATTTAAAGCTGCAAGCTGAGTCATCTCAGCACAGGCATTTGATTGATGCTGGTGTTGGGGTCGTTACTGGGGGTCTTGGCGGTGTAGCA TTTTGGTCCGCCGTGCTGCCCTTGGATGTGGCAAAAACAATAATTCAGACTTCACCAGATAAATCATCCACCAGGAACCCGTTTCGAGTTTTGAATTCA ATTTATAGAAGGGCGGGTCTGAAAGGATGTTATGCAGGATTAGGCCCGACGATTGTCCGGGCATTTCCTGCCAATGCAGCTGCTATTGTTACCTGGGAATTGGCCATGAAGGCTTTAGGAATAAGGCACGGCTAA
- the LOC116204315 gene encoding uncharacterized protein LOC116204315, translating into MGSIKLTIPPFQGKSDPDVYIEWERKVELVFYCRNYSEEKKVKLAAVAFTDYAIVWWDQLTNLKQGFKNVEEYYKEMEIAMISANVEEDREATMARFISGLNREIANIVELHHYVELKELVYMAMKVERQLKKGGRSSSRFESSNSNSKWTSKFEEAGPKWAGSKQEEKAKGDKPAAKPSFDSKERCNSSSQPQRNRDIKCFCCLGSGHYVSQCPNKRAMIILDTGEIESADEHVSDTDSIPSLEDADNVEHAVSSQTLVVLRALHVQAKEDGDDLQRENIFYTRCHVNDRVCGLIIDGGSTVNVASKLMVEKLGLSTQKHPRTYRLQWLNESGELKVTKQVLISFSIGKYHDEVLCDVIPMIASHLLLGRPWQLDRRTTYDGYKNRYSFIKDGRNHDTCPAVTTSSVRREFDDVFPEEMPPGLPPIRGIEHQIDFIPGAPIPNRPAYRCSPEEAKELQKQVDELLTKGYVRESMSPCSVLVLLVPKKDGMWRMCVDCRAVNKITVKGMEVDEEKVKAREWPTPITIAEVRSFHGLARFYRRFVRNFSTIAAPLTEIIKKEVGFRWGKEQEKAFNTLKEKLSSAPLLILPDFSKPFEIECDASDIGIDPVLMQEKRPIAYFSEKLNGAALNYSTYDKELYALVRALETWQHYLWSKEFIIHTNHEFLKHLKGQLCYI; encoded by the exons ATGGGATCCATCAAGCTGACCATTCCTCCGTTCCAAGGCAAGAGCGATCCCGATGTTTACATCGAATGGGAAAGGAAGGTTGAGCTGGTTTTTTATTGTCGCAACTACTCCGAGGAGAAAAAGGTGAAGCTTGCAGCTGTGGCATTCACCGACTATGCCATagtttggtgggatcaattgacG AATCTTAAGCAAGGGTTTAAGAACGTTGAGGAGTActacaaggagatggagattGCCATGATTAGCGccaatgttgaggaggaccgGGAGGCAACCATGGCTCGGTTCATTAGTGGacttaatcgggagattgccaataTTGTGGAGCTACACCATTATGTGGAGCTCAAAGAATTAGTATACATGGctatgaaggttgagaggcagctcaagaaGGGGGGACGATCGTCATCCAGATTCGAATCCTCTAATTCGAATTCGAAGTGGACTTCCAAGTTTGAAGAGGCTGGACCTAAATGGGCTGGTTcgaagcaagaggagaaggcCAAGGGAGACAAGCCCGCAGCCAAGCCATCATTTGATTCTAAGGAGAGGTGTAACTCTTCTTCCCAACCTCAAAGAAACCGTGATATAAAGTGCTTTTGTTGTTTGGGTTCTGGTCATTATGTTTCTCAATGCCCAAACAAGAGAGCCATGATTATATTAGATACTGGGGAGATTGAAAGTGCGGATGAGCATGTGAGTGACACGGACTCTATACCATCACTTGAAGATGCCGATAATGTGGAGCATGCTGTATCGAGTCAAACTCTTGTTGTTTTGAGAGCTCTACATGTGCAagccaaagaagatggtgatgaTCTACAAAGAGAGAACATTTTCTACACTCGATGCCACGTGAATGATCGAGTATGTGGACTGATTATTGATGGAGGAAGCACTGTGAATGTGGCAAGCAAGCTGATGGTGGAGAAGCTTGGTTTGAGTACTCAAAAGCATCCGAGGACATATAGGCTTCAGTGGCTGAATGAGAGTGGTGAATTGAAGGTGACAAAACAAGTGTTGATCTCATTTTCTATTGGGAAGTACCATGATGAAGTTTTGTGTGATGTAATTCCTATGATAGCTAGCCATTTGTTACTCGGGAGGCCATGGCAACTTGATCGAAGGACTACATATGACGGGTACAAGAATCGGTATagcttcatcaaggatggtCGAAATCATGACACTTGCCCCGCTGTCACCACATCAAGTGTTCGAAGA GAGTTTGATGATGTGTTTCCTGAGGAGATGCCACCGGGATTGCCACCAATCCGTGGGAtagaacatcaaattgatttcatCCCGGGAGCGCCCATTCCAAACCGGCCAGCATATCGGTGTAGTCCCGAAGAAGCAAAGGAACTCCAAAAGCAAGTTGATGAGCTGCTGACCAAGGGCTATGTTCGAGAAAGCATGAGTCCATGCTCTGTGCTCGTGTTGCTTGTTCCCAAGAAAGATGGCATGTGGAgaatgtgtgtggattgtcgAGCTGTGAATAagataacggtaaa GGGTATGGAAgtggatgaagagaaggtGAAAGCACGGGAATGGCCTACACCCATTACCATTGCTGAAGTCCGAAGCTTCCATGGCCTTGCTAGATtctatcgaagatttgtgcGCAATTTTAGCACCATAGCTGCTCCTTTAACCGAGATCATCAAGAAGGAAGTTGGCTTTAGATGGGGCAAGGAGCAAGAGAAGGCATTCAATACCTTGAAAGAAAAGTTAAGTTCTGCTCCTTTACTGATTTTACCGGACTTTTCTAAACCTTTTGaaattgaatgtgatgcttccgaTATTGGTATAGATCCCGTCCTTATGCAAGAGAAGAGGCctattgcttacttcagtgaGAAGCTCAACGGGGCTGCGTTGAACTACTCCACATACGACAAGGAGCTTTATGCTTTGGTGAGGGCTTTGGAGACATGGCAGCATTACTTGTGGTCTAAggagttcatcattcacacCAACCATGAGTTCTTGAAGCATTTAAAGGGTCAATTATGTTAtatctaa
- the LOC116205855 gene encoding auxin-repressed 12.5 kDa protein-like isoform X1 codes for MVLLEKLWDDVVAGPQPDRGLGKLRKPTLVIKDVTDIGESSGKSVAMPASPGTPATPTTPGSARKENVWRSVFHPGSNLATKTIGNHYFDKPQPNSPTVYDWLYSDETRSKHR; via the exons ATGGTTTTGCTGGAGAAGCTTTGGGACGACGTGGTCGCCGGACCTCAGCCGGATCGCGGTCTCGGCAAGCTCAGGAAACCCACCCTTGTCATCAAAG ATGTGACAGATATAGGAGAGAGCAGTGGGAAATCCGTTGCTATGCCAGCGAGCCCTGGGACACCAGCAACTCCCACAACACCGGGATCGGCTCGCAAGGAGAACGTGTGGAGGAGCGTGTTCCACCCGGGGAGCAACCTCGCCACGAAGACCATCGGGAACCACTACTTCGATAAGCCCCAGCCCAACTCTCCCACGGTCTATGACTG GCTATACAGCGATGAGACGAGAAGCAAGCATCGCTGA
- the LOC116206284 gene encoding squamosa promoter-binding-like protein 3: MGSRRNLEDQKRSFRAVEEDEEDEEEEEEEDEEEEEEESESKRIRAAGVSFSASGKKFGSSSGTSAGGWASTGRATTCQADNCTTDMTEAKRYHRRHKVCEFHAKAQVVLIDGIHQRFCQQCSRFHELTEFDEAKRSCRRRLAGHNERRRKSSYDFPGEGSN; this comes from the exons ATGGGATCAAGAAGAAACCTCGAAGATCAGAAGAGGAGCTTCAGGGCGGTCGAGGAGGACGAggaggacgaggaggaggaggaagaggaggacgaggaggaggaagaagaagaatcagaGAGCAAGAGGATAAGAGCTGCTGGTGTGAGCTTCTCGGCATCGGGCAAGAAGTTTGGATCTTCCAGCGGTACTAGTGCTGGCGGGTGGGCTTCGACAGGTCGAGCGACCACTTGCCAGGCCGACAACTGCACGACCGATATGACTGAGGCCAAGCGGTACCACCGACGCCACAAGGTGTGTGAGTTCCATGCCAAGGCCCAGGTGGTCCTCATTGACGGGATCCACCAGCGCTTCTGTCAGCAATGCAGCAG GTTCCATGAGCTTACGGAGTTCGATGAAGCGAAAAGAAGCTGCCGGAGAAGGTTGGCTGGTCACAACGAGCGGCGTCGAAAGAGCTCGTACGATTTTCCTGGAGAAGGCTCAAACTGA